Part of the Sorghum bicolor cultivar BTx623 chromosome 1, Sorghum_bicolor_NCBIv3, whole genome shotgun sequence genome, TGCGGGGGCCAAGTCAACTTCAAATCATCAATCTCCTGCCACATCTGATGCAACAAATAGTGTGCCAAAGGACCATACTGCCAATCCTACAAAAAATCCAAAGAGCTCAGAGATGGGGGGTGTTGCCAACACTATGCTGCCCACACACCCAAAAGTGGGTATTGGATCTCTTGGAGGGAGTGGAAAGCCACCCATGCAACATAAAGGGGCTAGTAAGGCTGCTGGAGAGAGTGTAAATCCACCCATACAGCAAAAAGTGTCTGTTAAGGCTGCTGGAGCGATTACAAAACCACAACAGCAGCAAAAATGGTCTTCTAAGTACAAATGTGGTCAGCCATTTCTCCCATCATTGGACCTCAAGCGGGTAGGACCTGCATGCGCTGCTCTTCACGCTCATTACATGAAAGACTGTGTCGACACTGAGAAGAATGGCATATTGGTTAGGTTCAAGGGTATTTATATGTTGAATTCATCTGACTTTGAGGTTGGGCTTGTGAGATACAATCATCTACATGACCTCTTCAACTTTAGCGCATTGGATGGCTCCCTTCTTCGATGCTTGACACTGTAAGTTACAAATGATCATAACTAATTGTTTACCACTAAACTTCAGTGTAGTGAACCTCATTTTAGTTGCAGAACCCCATTTTACTATATAGATTATCTTTATCACCAAACTTTTGGCTTCTTGTCATCTCTTAGTGTTAATTACTACTTGTTCTGGTGCTAGTAACTTAGTCTATAAATGTGTGAAATCTTAGAGGATATGGTTAACCTTTAAACTCTGATATTACACATGTTTTATTGATACTGATACTAGCTAAAGCACTATGAGCAAAATTATGGTTTATATTTGAGTTGAGGCCCGCATGTTTTTTTGGTAGCGGATTTCAAATTTACATATTACATGTtctttcttgtttttagatcccTGGTTGTAGAAGCTAAGGCTAAGGACATTCCTGTGGGCTTTCTTGATCCACAACTGATGTCACTGGACAACATAAAGTATGATAGAGTGGCTGTTCTTCGCTATGTGCAAAAGGCCTTCACTAAATATACCAGTAAAGAGTATATAATGTTTGCCTACAATTCTGCTAACCATTGGATTGTTGTGATATTAATTCAAAAGTGGGATAAGGTCATATACCTTGATTccaacagatctggaaaccatgaTTTTAGCATGTTAAAATTGTTGATTGACGAGTGAGTTCTTTGCTAACCTACTTGACTTGTTTCATAAATGCCAATGTTATTGAACGAACATAATGAGGCATATATGTGTGATGAACTCTTCGATGTAGGGCTTTTGCAGCACACACCAGCAAGATGAAAGATAAGCCAAATCCACTGACACACGCTCTTAAATATGCCGTAAGTGCTTCCAAATAAAATTCAGTATTGTGCCTCTAGTGTATTCAGATTGTGTTCAACTTCCATTTTCAATTAATTGTGTGTATTCACATCTAATTCAGTAAGTGTATTATGTACTATATATATTTGTTGCAGTGCCATCAGCAATCTAATTCCGGCAAGGGATCCGCCTTCTTTGCTGCACACCACCTGACTATAGTCATGGACAAGACAAACTTGGAATGCCCAGAGGTATTCACATCTAATCCTGCTGAGACATTTATGTAATGTATTTTATGCTAGTTATATTAGTACGAATGGAGTTGCCCAAAATGAACAATTTAGAATTTTGATGCATGACAGGTTATATGCAAGTGGTTCTCGTGTTAACATATATGTGTGCTCCTCCATTTGCTACCAGCTTTTGTATCTTAAATATTTTCTGGAGCTGTTACGTGACTACAGTTCTACCTTGACACAGGAGTTTGAAGTGTTGACGAGGCCATTCGATGGGTACAGCATCAGAGAAAGGTTGGCAACGTTCTTAGtggaaaaagtcatcaacaataAAGGAGAGTTCCA contains:
- the LOC8067380 gene encoding uncharacterized protein LOC8067380 isoform X2, encoding MYRKRKRTDVDVEAIAAQVREDVTAQVREDVTAQVTKEVTTKVTKEVSAKVTQDIMAYLADQGFQVKPPPSRTPSPACGRRSSCCSATNDLDLENISIDPDTIDLLQEPTQCSLIANLRGYQAVVAEGRVFPKETELQSVQIDHEHAVVQVEYVHPGYENHVLQPPPDDDTNTLGEALLKRIQWRRLHILVNSTQPSLSQPNEITKSSKSASKGTSAIISTKLLAGAKSTSNHQSPATSDATNSVPKDHTANPTKNPKSSEMGGVANTMLPTHPKVGIGSLGGSGKPPMQHKGASKAAGESVNPPIQQKVSVKAAGAITKPQQQQKWSSKYKCGQPFLPSLDLKRVGPACAALHAHYMKDCVDTEKNGILVRFKGIYMLNSSDFEVGLVRYNHLHDLFNFSALDGSLLRCLTLAFAAHTSKMKDKPNPLTHALKYACHQQSNSGKGSAFFAAHHLTIVMDKTNLECPEEFEVLTRPFDGYSIRERLATFLVEKVINNKGEFHQPS
- the LOC8067380 gene encoding uncharacterized protein LOC8067380 isoform X1, which gives rise to MYRKRKRTDVDVEAIAAQVREDVTAQVREDVTAQVTKEVTTKVTKEVSAKVTQDIMAYLADQGFQVKPPPSRTPSPACGRRSSCCSATNDLDLENISIDPDTIDLLQEPTQCSLIANLRGYQAVVAEGRVFPKETELQSVQIDHEHAVVQVEYVHPGYENHVLQPPPDDDTNTLGEALLKRIQWRRLHILVNSTQPSLSQPNEITKSSKSASKGTSAIISTKLLAGAKSTSNHQSPATSDATNSVPKDHTANPTKNPKSSEMGGVANTMLPTHPKVGIGSLGGSGKPPMQHKGASKAAGESVNPPIQQKVSVKAAGAITKPQQQQKWSSKYKCGQPFLPSLDLKRVGPACAALHAHYMKDCVDTEKNGILVRFKGIYMLNSSDFEVGLVRYNHLHDLFNFSALDGSLLRCLTLSLVVEAKAKDIPVGFLDPQLMSLDNIKYDRVAVLRYVQKAFTKYTSKEYIMFAYNSANHWIVVILIQKWDKVIYLDSNRSGNHDFSMLKLLIDEAFAAHTSKMKDKPNPLTHALKYACHQQSNSGKGSAFFAAHHLTIVMDKTNLECPEEFEVLTRPFDGYSIRERLATFLVEKVINNKGEFHQPS